In Stomoxys calcitrans chromosome 2, idStoCalc2.1, whole genome shotgun sequence, the following proteins share a genomic window:
- the LOC106087709 gene encoding sodium-independent sulfate anion transporter, with product MDSTTVKVRQEEDASEQMEILHDGQGGRKHKRVVFTAKSANRNAGKRAKNYLRSKVRMLNWIGHYNLEWGINDVIAGITLGLTIIPESIACALLAGLPARYGLCSAFVGPFIYLFFGSIDKVIIGPTSLVALVSVQFTVGKPLEFAFMLTFLSGIVQLIMSGLRMGFIFEFISMPVIKAFSSATAVLVIESQLKVLLGIKYLVSGFIESVKTLFSRYSESSSGDLIMGVCAIVFLVLFELLEKLATRRNINKTVATVCRYLSFSRNTLIVVITAIISYIWLLSEPQVPYVLSMNALSGLPNLTLPAFTIEAPEKTYTFWEMVADMNVGIIVIPVVGILTNLSIGKLTPKGMVDTNHELLTLGMCNIFGSFFQAMPSSGAFTRYAISTACGLKSPMANLYSGIIVLLALAFLSPYFNYIPEATLAAILICSIFTLLDFKLPLRLWRESKRDFAIWVLCFIVCILCGVEVGLFVSIIVNVAHLLFLWARPEVSVKIQEMDEMQYILVTAGNGIYFPAINYLRAKVLKAATQAEFQIPIVIDCHKVTGLDFTAAQGFVKLAGGLRREEEDESEENRGGEVLLILYRLEVSLQKMIDNADNLVYCEGQEKLREFLTQESLRNGFINLKEHIRASIDLGYKIDIKVDS from the exons ATGGATTCAACAACAGTCAAGGTCAGGCAGGAGGAAGATGCATCGgagcaaatggaaattttgcacgacggccAAGGAGGAAGGAAGCATAAACGCGTTGTTTTCACAGCAAAGTCAGCTAATCGCAATGCTGGCAAGAGAGCCAAAAACTATTTGAGAAGCAAAGTCCGCATGCTAAACTGGATAGGTCACTACAACTTGGAGTGGGGCATCAATGATGTGATTGCGGGCATCACCTTAGGCCTCACCATCATACCGGAGAGCATTGCATGTGCTCTGCTGGCAGGACTCCCAGCCAGATATGGGCTGTGCTCGGCGTTTGTGGGCCCCTTCATCTACCTGTTCTTTGGGTCGATTGACAAGGTCATTATCGGACCCACCAGCCTGGTGGCCCTTGTCAGCGTGCAGTTTACAGTGGGTAAACCCCTAGAGTTTGCCTTCATGTTGACTTTTCTGAGTGGCATTGTTCAGCTGATAATGTCCGGTCTACGAATGG GTTTCATCTTTGAGTTCATTTCAATGCCTGTGATCAAAGCTTTCTCCTCGGCCACAGCCGTTTTGGTCATTGAGTCACAGCTGAAGGTGCTCCTTGGCATTAAGTACTTAGTCTCTGGTTTTATAGAGTCGGTGAAGACCCTTTTCTCCAGATACAGCGAATCCAGTTCCGGCGATCTCATCATGGGTGTATGTGCCATTGTGTTTCTGGTGTTATTCGAG CTTCTGGAAAAGCTGGCCACAAGACGGAATATTAACAAAACCGTTGCCACCGTTTGTCGTTATCTCTCCTTCTCTCGCAACACTTTGATTGTGGTGATAACTGCCATAATATCGTATATCTGGCTGCTGTCGGAGCCACAGGTGCCATATGTCCTAAGCATGAATGCCTTATCAGGATTGCCAAACTTGACGCTTCCCGCATTCACTATTGAGGCGCCCGAAAAAACCTACACATTCTGGGAAATGGTAGCAGACATGAATGTTGGAATTATTGTTATACCGGTCGTTGGAATACTAACCAATCTATCCATCGGAAAGTTGA CTCCTAAGGGTATGGTGGACACAAATCACGAACTGTTGACACTGGGAATGTGCAATATATTCGGTTCCTTTTTCCAGGCGATGCCATCATCGGGAGCCTTTACCAGATATGCCATAAGTACAGCTTGTGGTCTAAAAAGTCCAATGGCCAACTTGTACTCGG GCATCATAGTATTGCTGGCTTTGGCCTTCTTAAGTCCCTACTTCAATTATATACCTGAAGCTACATTGGCTGCCATCTTGATTTGCTCCATATTCACCTTGCTGGACTTCAAACTGCCTTTGCGACTGTGGCGTGAATCGAAAAGAGATTTTGCCATATGGGTACTGTGCTTTATTGTCTGCATTTTATGTGGCGTGGAGGTGGGACTGTTTGTGAGTATTATTGTCAATGTGGCGCACTTGTTGTTCCTGTGGGCTCGTCCCGAGGTGTCTGTCAAAATTCAAGAG ATGGATGAAATGCAGTATATCCTTGTGACAGCAGGCAATGGCATCTACTTCCCAGCCATCAATTATTTGAGAGCCAAAGTGCTGAAGGCCGCTACCCAAGCCGAATTTCAGATTCCCATTGTCATTGACTGCCATAAAGTCACTGGCCTGGATTTTACAGCTGCCCAGGGTTTTGTCAAGCTTGCTGGTGGACTAAGGCGGGaagaggaagacgaaagtgAAGAAAATCGAGGTGGCGAGGTGCTGCTGATCCTCTATCGCTTGGAAGTGTCGCTGCAAAAGATGATTGACAACGCTGACAATTTGGTCTACTGCGAAGGGCAGGAAAAGTTGCGCGAATTTCTCACCCAAGAGTCCCTGCGCAACGGTTTTATTAATCTCAAGGAACACATCAGAGCCTCCATAGATTTAGGATACAAAATTGACATCAAAGTAGACTCATAG